From one Amycolatopsis sp. FDAARGOS 1241 genomic stretch:
- a CDS encoding 3-phenylpropionate/cinnamic acid dioxygenase subunit beta yields the protein MTTGTTTTGTHSSRSALGAHASRVQRTGGPLPFDDARHLQAHQWLVDEAWLLDAQDYEQWLTLLTDDIHYLMPVRVTTALGAGFDTAPGMAHFDEDKYSLSRRVARFLTEHAWTEDPPSRLRHHLSNVRTFAADDPDHLVVESATLLFRSRGDVLPGSIVSAGREDLLRRGPDGWLLARRTILVDDSVIRMQNLAIFL from the coding sequence ATGACGACCGGCACGACGACCACCGGAACCCACTCCAGCCGCTCCGCGCTCGGCGCCCACGCGTCGCGCGTCCAGCGCACCGGCGGACCCCTGCCCTTCGACGACGCGCGCCACCTGCAGGCGCACCAGTGGCTCGTCGACGAGGCCTGGCTACTCGACGCCCAGGACTACGAGCAGTGGCTCACCCTGCTCACCGACGACATCCACTACCTGATGCCGGTGCGCGTCACCACCGCGCTCGGCGCCGGGTTCGACACCGCACCGGGCATGGCCCACTTCGACGAGGACAAGTACTCGCTGTCGCGCCGCGTAGCCCGGTTCCTCACCGAGCACGCGTGGACCGAGGACCCGCCGTCGCGGCTGCGGCACCACCTCTCGAACGTTCGCACGTTCGCCGCCGACGACCCGGACCACCTCGTCGTGGAATCGGCGACGCTGCTGTTCCGCAGCCGCGGCGACGTGCTGCCCGGCTCGATCGTCTCGGCCGGCCGCGAGGACCTGCTGCGCCGCGGTCCCGACGGCTGGCTGCTGGCGCGGCGCACGATCCTCGTGGACGACTCCGTGATCCGCATGCAGAACCTGGCGATCTTCCTGTGA
- the hcaB gene encoding 3-(cis-5,6-dihydroxycyclohexa-1,3-dien-1-yl)propanoate dehydrogenase, translating to MTGWLDGRRALVVGAGSGIGRAVVDAFREEGARVAVLERDAAKAKVLVAEAPDVPVTVGDATTRAANDAAVAAAVTAFGGLDVLVSCVGVFDFYRSIEDLDAGVLDDAFDEMFRTNVKSHLHSVKAALPELKRSGRGVVLLTESTSSYYPGRGGVLYLSSKFAVRGLVTALAHDLAPEVRVNGVAPGGTLGTDLRGLPSLGTAERSLGDTPRRAEELAARVPLHVALSGEDHAWSYVFLASDRARGITGHAVHPDGGIGVSAPRKRS from the coding sequence GTGACGGGCTGGCTGGACGGCCGCCGCGCCCTCGTCGTCGGCGCCGGCTCCGGGATCGGGCGCGCGGTGGTCGACGCGTTCCGCGAGGAAGGCGCGCGCGTGGCCGTGCTCGAACGCGACGCGGCCAAGGCGAAGGTGCTCGTGGCCGAGGCTCCGGACGTACCGGTCACCGTCGGGGACGCCACGACTCGGGCGGCCAACGACGCGGCGGTCGCGGCCGCGGTGACCGCGTTCGGCGGACTGGACGTGCTGGTCAGCTGCGTGGGCGTGTTCGACTTCTACCGCAGCATCGAGGACCTCGACGCCGGCGTGCTCGACGACGCGTTCGACGAGATGTTCCGCACCAACGTCAAAAGCCACCTGCACTCGGTGAAGGCCGCGCTGCCCGAGTTGAAGCGCTCGGGTCGCGGGGTGGTGCTGCTGACCGAGTCGACGTCGTCGTACTACCCGGGGCGCGGCGGCGTGCTCTACCTGTCCTCGAAGTTCGCCGTGCGCGGCCTCGTCACCGCGCTCGCGCACGACCTCGCGCCGGAGGTCCGGGTGAACGGCGTGGCACCCGGCGGCACCCTCGGCACCGACCTGCGCGGTCTGCCGAGCCTCGGCACGGCCGAGCGCAGTCTCGGCGACACCCCGCGCCGAGCCGAAGAACTCGCCGCGCGCGTCCCGCTGCACGTGGCGCTCAGCGGCGAGGACCACGCGTGGAGCTACGTGTTCCTCGCCTCCGACCGCGCCCGCGGCATCACCGGCCACGCCGTTCATCCCGACGGCGGCATCGGGGTGTCCGCGCCCCGCAAACGATCCTGA
- a CDS encoding ferredoxin — translation MAKLTADTGLCQGYGNCLTTASDVYDIDDDGKVVLLTETIPDADRARVEAAARSCPVKALAVVDG, via the coding sequence ATGGCCAAACTCACCGCCGACACCGGTCTCTGCCAGGGCTACGGCAACTGCCTCACCACCGCCTCCGATGTCTACGACATCGACGACGACGGCAAGGTGGTCCTGCTGACCGAAACCATTCCCGACGCCGACCGCGCCCGCGTCGAAGCGGCTGCGCGCAGCTGCCCCGTCAAGGCGCTCGCCGTGGTGGACGGATGA